In Actinomycetota bacterium, the DNA window GCGACTGGTCAGCCGGGGTCATACCCACGTTGGGCGCGCTCGGCGGCATGGTCCTTGCCGCGCTGTTCTACTTGACCGTCACCGTCGGCGGGCCGGCCGCGCGCGGCTGGCCCATTGCCCTGGCCACCGACCTCACCTTGGTGCTCGGCCTGTTGACGGTGGTCCGACGGTGTCCGTCGCGACTGCGCGCGTTTGTCTTTGTCCTGGTCGTTGTCGGCAACTTGACCGTCATTGCGCCGCTCTGGCTGTTGTACGCCGAGCCGGTCAACCTGGTCGCGCTGGCGGTGGCGGCGGCGCTGTTGGCGGTGGTCGCCGTGGTGCGGCTGCTGCGGGTCCTGCGGACGTTCACCTACCTCCTGATCGGGGCGGCGCTGTGGACGGCGATGGCAGCATCCGGCCTCCATCCAGCGGTCGTGGGGGTCCTGTTGGGGGTCGTGGTCACCCTCTCCTGCCCGACGGCACTGAGCCAGCGGCTGCTGGCGCTGCTGCACCCATGGTCGAGCTATCTGGTCCTGCCACTGTTCGCCCTGGCCAACGCCGGGGTGACGCTGGACCGCGACCTCCTGGCTCGGGCGGTGGGCTCATCGCTCACCCTTGCCGTGTTCGTCGGGCTGGTCGCCGGCAAGCTGCCAGG includes these proteins:
- a CDS encoding Na+/H+ antiporter NhaA, whose protein sequence is MSTSPADPVDRGAAFIAMRPPDWFFRIEIRSSLLLLGATVAALVWANSAWMASYEVLWTTDLSVRVGENTLAKDLRHWVNEGLMTLFFLVGGLEISHEVRLSKRRDWSAGVIPTLGALGGMVLAALFYLTVTVGGPAARGWPIALATDLTLVLGLLTVVRRCPSRLRAFVFVLVVVGNLTVIAPLWLLYAEPVNLVALAVAAALLAVVAVVRLLRVLRTFTYLLIGAALWTAMAASGLHPAVVGVLLGVVVTLSCPTALSQRLLALLHPWSSYLVLPLFALANAGVTLDRDLLARAVGSSLTLAVFVGLVAGKLPGILIATDMAVRAGLGALPRLVSRQQLAGAAATAGIGFTMALFVADVVLLDRVAQDEAKVGILAASATAATLGWLLFSVPLRATGGGRRPGAGEGAAGGWPGGEGPT